One window of the Streptomyces asoensis genome contains the following:
- a CDS encoding FG-GAP repeat protein produces the protein MSARGHRTGDSTVRRRPSGRRHQTPAGSGVRRIAAGSLAAALLLLGLGTGAPPAAAAVACTAGTSSDFNGDGVRDTAIADPDATVSGHARAGLVHIVLGGGKGVVEISQDTANVADAPEDGDQFGFSLAVYDANKDGCSDLAVGIPYEDVGTVKDAGYVQVIYGSTTAVGSEFNSKGFVQGETQPLGGGPETDDWLGYAVAAGTSSTGFPFLVIGVPGEDGAAGADIGVIGYVYGTDYQAASVGQDTTGVWEDAEPYDRFGASVSATDRHFVVGAPGESLGTAAFAGGVVAFRPSINTNGIPDPLFGMGQARTVGTNPDLAAQTDDRYGAALAMAPYRPTGAATITDSLLAVGVPGEDLGTTVDAGAVHVYHVKADGTVVLLNWIDQNQENVAGDVEGVAEAGDFFGQRLAAVNTTTNVVSTAATVRLAVGVPGEESTEDAPEAGGVQIFPMIGAPGASDAWIEPGNGIPSGPSARTYAGIGLGASPSLLYVGVPYGPAEGRAVHGFPWNVASGGAPTQTWKPGEGGIPAGGAAFGTAVR, from the coding sequence ATGTCCGCACGCGGACACCGGACGGGAGACTCGACGGTTCGCCGTCGCCCGTCCGGTCGAAGACACCAGACACCGGCCGGCTCAGGCGTCCGACGTATCGCCGCGGGATCGCTGGCGGCGGCGCTGCTGCTCCTGGGCCTGGGCACCGGCGCGCCTCCGGCCGCGGCCGCCGTCGCCTGCACGGCCGGCACCTCGTCCGACTTCAACGGCGACGGCGTCCGGGACACGGCCATCGCCGATCCCGACGCCACCGTGTCGGGCCATGCGCGGGCGGGCCTGGTCCACATCGTGCTCGGCGGCGGCAAGGGGGTCGTCGAGATCTCGCAGGACACCGCCAACGTGGCGGACGCCCCTGAGGACGGGGACCAGTTCGGCTTCTCGCTCGCGGTGTACGACGCCAACAAGGACGGTTGCAGCGACCTCGCCGTCGGTATTCCGTACGAGGATGTCGGCACGGTCAAGGACGCGGGCTACGTCCAGGTGATCTACGGCTCGACCACCGCCGTCGGGTCGGAGTTCAACAGCAAGGGCTTCGTCCAGGGCGAGACCCAGCCGCTGGGCGGCGGCCCCGAGACCGACGACTGGCTCGGCTACGCGGTCGCGGCCGGCACCTCGAGCACCGGCTTCCCGTTCCTGGTCATCGGAGTTCCGGGCGAGGACGGCGCGGCCGGTGCCGACATCGGCGTGATCGGCTACGTCTACGGCACCGACTACCAGGCCGCGTCCGTGGGCCAGGACACCACCGGAGTGTGGGAGGACGCCGAGCCCTACGACCGCTTCGGCGCCTCGGTCTCCGCCACCGACCGGCACTTCGTGGTCGGCGCCCCCGGCGAGAGCCTCGGCACGGCCGCGTTCGCGGGCGGTGTCGTCGCCTTCCGGCCGTCGATCAACACCAACGGCATCCCCGACCCGCTCTTCGGCATGGGGCAGGCCCGCACCGTCGGAACGAACCCGGACCTGGCCGCCCAGACCGACGACCGGTACGGCGCCGCCCTCGCGATGGCCCCGTACCGCCCGACGGGCGCGGCCACCATCACCGACTCGCTCCTCGCCGTGGGCGTGCCGGGCGAGGACCTCGGCACCACCGTCGACGCCGGAGCGGTGCACGTCTACCACGTCAAGGCCGACGGCACGGTCGTCCTGCTCAACTGGATCGACCAGAACCAGGAAAACGTCGCGGGGGACGTCGAGGGGGTCGCCGAGGCCGGCGACTTCTTCGGCCAGCGGCTCGCCGCGGTCAACACCACCACCAACGTGGTGAGTACGGCGGCCACGGTGCGCCTCGCGGTGGGCGTTCCCGGCGAGGAGTCCACCGAGGATGCCCCGGAGGCGGGCGGTGTCCAGATCTTCCCGATGATCGGGGCGCCCGGCGCCTCGGACGCGTGGATCGAGCCCGGCAACGGCATTCCCTCCGGTCCGTCGGCCCGTACGTACGCGGGCATCGGCCTGGGGGCCAGTCCGTCGCTGCTGTACGTGGGTGTGCCCTACGGGCCGGCCGAGGGCCGCGCGGTCCACGGCTTCCCGTGGAACGTGGCCTCGGGCGGCGCGCCGACCCAGACCTGGAAGCCCGGTGAGGGCGGTATCCCCGCCGGCGGTGCCGCGTTCGGGACGGCGGTCCGATGA
- a CDS encoding VCBS repeat-containing protein yields the protein MAAVACPSGVESDFNGDGIRDTAIADPEATVSGAARAGEVQIVYGGGKGVLTLSQALDNIPGAPEAGDQYGSSLAVYDADLDGCSDLVVGDPYEDMGTVPDAGNVHLIYGSTSGLNAGTKAVKEFYQGTDKPLGGGQEDEDWVGYALAAGKTSAGTPYLIIGVPGESIGDIEDAGGFHYISGTAQTMAFVHQDTDVAGAVPGNAEQDDRFGSTLAATPTHFAVGTPGEALGTVAFAGGVAFFNHTLTSSSPKPLGGLGQDQDVISGAEEVGDQFGAALAMVPYRASGATSTTESLLAVGVPGEDLSTTVDAGAVQVFKLAANGAFTETAWIDQNTADVDQDAEAGDFFGKRLAAVNSSPNAVSTATTTRLAIGVPGEESAEEHAEKGGVQIVPLVGAPGASDNWIDPGYGVGPTPAPRMLTGISLAATPSLLYVGVPYGPAETRAVYGFPWNVASGGAATQTIKPGEGGVPATGVSFGAVIG from the coding sequence GTGGCTGCCGTGGCGTGTCCTTCGGGCGTCGAGTCGGACTTCAACGGGGACGGGATCAGGGACACGGCGATCGCCGACCCCGAAGCCACCGTCAGCGGCGCGGCCAGGGCGGGTGAGGTGCAGATCGTCTACGGCGGGGGCAAGGGTGTCCTCACCCTCTCGCAGGCCCTCGACAACATCCCGGGGGCGCCCGAGGCAGGCGACCAGTACGGCTCTTCGCTGGCGGTGTACGACGCCGACCTCGACGGGTGCAGCGACCTGGTGGTCGGCGACCCCTACGAGGACATGGGCACCGTTCCCGACGCCGGCAACGTGCACTTGATCTACGGCTCCACGAGCGGGCTCAACGCAGGCACCAAGGCCGTCAAGGAGTTCTACCAGGGCACCGACAAGCCCCTGGGTGGCGGTCAGGAGGACGAGGACTGGGTGGGCTACGCGCTGGCCGCCGGCAAGACCTCGGCCGGCACGCCGTACCTGATCATCGGCGTCCCCGGTGAGTCGATCGGTGACATCGAGGACGCGGGCGGGTTCCACTACATCAGCGGCACCGCGCAGACGATGGCCTTCGTCCACCAGGACACCGACGTCGCCGGCGCCGTTCCCGGCAACGCCGAGCAGGACGACCGCTTCGGCTCCACGCTCGCCGCGACCCCGACCCACTTCGCGGTCGGCACGCCCGGCGAGGCGCTCGGCACCGTGGCCTTCGCGGGCGGCGTGGCCTTCTTCAACCACACACTCACCTCCAGCTCCCCGAAGCCGCTCGGCGGACTCGGCCAGGACCAGGACGTGATCTCCGGGGCCGAAGAGGTCGGCGACCAGTTCGGCGCCGCGCTCGCCATGGTCCCGTACCGGGCCTCCGGCGCCACCTCCACCACCGAGTCGCTGCTCGCGGTGGGCGTCCCCGGCGAGGATCTGTCGACGACCGTCGACGCCGGCGCCGTCCAGGTCTTCAAGCTCGCCGCCAACGGCGCCTTCACCGAGACCGCCTGGATCGACCAGAACACGGCCGACGTGGACCAGGACGCCGAGGCCGGCGACTTCTTCGGCAAGCGTCTCGCCGCCGTCAACTCCTCCCCGAACGCGGTCTCCACCGCCACCACCACCCGGCTCGCGATCGGCGTGCCCGGCGAGGAGTCGGCCGAGGAGCACGCGGAGAAGGGCGGCGTCCAGATCGTTCCGCTGGTCGGCGCGCCCGGCGCCTCCGACAACTGGATCGACCCCGGCTACGGCGTCGGGCCCACCCCCGCGCCGCGCATGCTCACCGGCATCTCCCTGGCCGCCACCCCCTCGCTGCTGTACGTCGGCGTTCCCTACGGCCCGGCGGAGACCCGCGCGGTCTACGGCTTCCCGTGGAACGTGGCGTCCGGCGGGGCCGCGACCCAGACGATCAAGCCCGGTGAGGGCGGGGTGCCGGCGACCGGCGTCTCCTTCGGCGCGGTCATCGGCTGA
- a CDS encoding LamG domain-containing protein: MSADTQRPIRRGVLVRAAVAAAVAGAVTAGTLAVLPGGAPAGPAPVAADQPMVTEQQAMAAAQDSGKKTEVVGLRTERREIFAEPDGTFTAREYTEPVRTVQGGKWVKVDATLVKRADGSWGPKAATVELAFSAGQAGKPFVTMQRAGREFALTWPYGKLPAPTVEGDTATYAEALPGVDLTVRAEADGFGHLLVVKTPEAAADPRLAQLDLGMATDGLKVTEDATGAIVAEDSVVGGTVFQAGKPSMWDSAAVQEATSRKQGPKAVAKALKAASAAVAGADETAGTGTATATASATPSSTSTPGPQAAPEAALEGPGGGGRVAPLGVEVGKGKLRLVPDQKLLKGANTVFPVVIDPIQRTTSRTSWTGVMSGMPSEQDWKYSGSAGVGKCPTDYNPVSCNGVGTRRVMFTMPLSFYKGKQILGATFSARVEHIYSASPTAEPIQLYRIGGQNYSLSSSSSWSNTSDDWDDYLQTVDKAISPTSCSSQANLHFESGASGELTSEIKTAAAGGWNSMTLGLRAADESRFAEWKRICGNAYLSVSYNNLPRQIKTSDMSTDPGGVCKWGASRPYVDTPPKLRAIASDPDHGNGQTDKVKVEFKIEWGGTTPGSYTYITKDALSPTANTKFEHTVKSTIPQNTVIYWSARANDGDGNGPWSSDGDPAQRCEFIYDKTWPGKPNVLSKQYPSDTVYHDGVGTYGTFTFSPNPNDSIPDTDVVKYQYSFDGAALTTLTPTTGGGSVSAQWVPTRAGRHVLEVIAIDKATHAASNSYDFLVAEGRPVVGQWNLADEAGGEAHDESGEYSATAGSAVTFGVDGPGGKADKAAHFDGTAESYLDASETVLDSAKSFSVSAWVRPTALDKNMTVVSQDGTGEPGFALGYDASAQTWKFSVPVNDVDSLGEWKAVSTGISVVKDQWVLLTGVYDAQKTGGPQLQLYINKDLKASTIRRSTWKSYGPLQIGRATAKSGYRDNFTGDLAEVRVFDRVVSATEVSELLTVKPARKGYWQLDDASSGASVETGGGQALTLAGNASIYRPADPLFDTAALVGDGNLVLDGDGDYASTATAPVTGNTSFTVTARAQLTSLDPEKSQTVLSLPGANANRVQVRYQATTGQWELAVAKSDVAAPAVVTFTDDQELPDTGGSGQHLAVVYDAFANTIRLYVEGQLVAGAYGTDDTLWSATGGLQVGRSLRGASEYFAGAIDEVRVYSGAADPIAVQQMSALTAVSDL, translated from the coding sequence GTGTCCGCAGACACACAGAGACCGATACGGCGTGGCGTGCTGGTGCGCGCCGCCGTCGCGGCCGCCGTCGCCGGCGCGGTGACGGCCGGGACCCTGGCGGTCCTGCCGGGCGGCGCACCGGCGGGACCGGCACCGGTCGCCGCCGACCAGCCGATGGTGACCGAGCAGCAGGCCATGGCTGCCGCGCAGGACAGCGGCAAGAAGACCGAGGTCGTGGGTCTGCGCACGGAGCGCCGGGAGATCTTCGCGGAGCCCGACGGCACGTTCACCGCCCGTGAGTACACCGAGCCGGTGCGCACGGTGCAGGGCGGCAAGTGGGTCAAGGTCGACGCCACGCTGGTGAAGCGGGCCGACGGCAGCTGGGGCCCGAAGGCCGCCACCGTCGAGCTGGCCTTCTCCGCCGGTCAGGCGGGCAAGCCGTTCGTGACGATGCAGCGGGCTGGGCGTGAGTTCGCCCTGACCTGGCCGTACGGCAAGCTGCCCGCGCCGACGGTCGAGGGGGACACGGCCACGTACGCCGAAGCCCTGCCCGGCGTGGACCTGACGGTGCGGGCCGAGGCCGACGGCTTCGGTCACCTGCTCGTCGTCAAGACGCCGGAGGCCGCGGCCGATCCGAGGCTCGCCCAGCTCGACCTGGGCATGGCGACGGACGGCCTGAAGGTCACCGAGGACGCCACCGGAGCGATCGTCGCGGAGGACTCCGTCGTCGGCGGCACCGTGTTCCAGGCGGGCAAGCCCTCGATGTGGGACTCGGCCGCCGTCCAGGAGGCGACGAGCAGGAAGCAGGGCCCGAAGGCCGTCGCGAAGGCGCTGAAGGCCGCGTCGGCCGCAGTGGCCGGCGCCGACGAGACCGCCGGCACCGGCACGGCCACCGCCACTGCCTCGGCCACCCCGTCCTCTACGTCCACCCCCGGCCCGCAGGCCGCCCCGGAGGCCGCGCTCGAGGGCCCGGGCGGCGGCGGTCGCGTGGCCCCGCTGGGCGTCGAGGTCGGCAAGGGCAAGCTGCGTCTCGTCCCCGACCAGAAGCTCCTGAAGGGCGCGAACACCGTCTTCCCGGTCGTCATCGACCCGATCCAGCGCACCACCTCGCGCACCTCCTGGACCGGCGTCATGTCCGGGATGCCCAGCGAGCAGGACTGGAAGTACTCGGGCAGCGCGGGCGTGGGCAAGTGCCCGACCGACTACAACCCGGTCTCCTGCAACGGCGTCGGCACCCGTCGCGTGATGTTCACGATGCCGCTCTCCTTCTACAAGGGGAAGCAGATCCTGGGCGCGACGTTCTCCGCCCGCGTCGAGCACATCTACAGTGCCTCCCCGACCGCCGAGCCCATCCAGCTGTACCGGATCGGCGGCCAGAACTACTCCCTCAGCTCGTCCAGCAGCTGGTCCAACACCTCGGACGACTGGGACGACTATCTTCAGACCGTCGACAAGGCGATCTCCCCGACGTCCTGCTCCAGCCAGGCCAACCTGCACTTCGAGAGCGGCGCGAGCGGTGAGCTGACCAGCGAGATCAAGACGGCCGCGGCCGGCGGCTGGAACTCCATGACGCTGGGCCTGCGCGCGGCCGACGAGTCCCGCTTCGCCGAATGGAAGCGGATCTGCGGCAACGCCTACCTGTCCGTCTCGTACAACAACCTGCCGCGGCAGATCAAGACGTCGGACATGTCCACCGACCCCGGTGGCGTGTGCAAGTGGGGCGCGAGCCGTCCCTACGTCGACACTCCGCCGAAGCTGCGCGCCATCGCCAGCGACCCCGACCACGGCAACGGCCAGACCGACAAGGTGAAGGTCGAGTTCAAGATCGAGTGGGGCGGGACCACCCCCGGCTCATACACCTACATCACGAAGGACGCGCTCTCCCCGACCGCGAACACCAAGTTCGAGCACACCGTCAAGTCGACGATCCCGCAGAACACCGTCATCTACTGGAGCGCACGCGCCAACGACGGTGACGGCAACGGCCCGTGGAGCTCGGACGGAGACCCCGCCCAGCGCTGCGAGTTCATCTACGACAAGACCTGGCCGGGCAAGCCGAACGTGCTGTCCAAGCAGTACCCGTCCGACACCGTCTACCACGACGGCGTGGGCACCTACGGCACCTTCACCTTCTCGCCCAACCCGAACGACTCCATCCCGGACACCGACGTCGTCAAGTACCAGTACTCCTTCGACGGCGCCGCGCTGACCACCCTCACCCCGACCACCGGTGGCGGCTCCGTCTCCGCGCAGTGGGTGCCGACCCGGGCCGGGCGGCACGTGCTCGAGGTGATCGCCATCGACAAGGCGACGCACGCCGCGAGCAACTCGTACGACTTCCTGGTGGCCGAGGGCCGACCGGTCGTCGGCCAGTGGAACCTCGCCGACGAGGCCGGCGGCGAAGCCCACGACGAGAGCGGTGAGTACTCGGCGACCGCCGGCAGCGCCGTCACCTTCGGTGTCGACGGTCCCGGCGGGAAGGCCGACAAGGCCGCCCACTTCGACGGCACCGCCGAGTCCTACCTCGACGCCAGCGAGACCGTCCTCGACTCCGCCAAGAGCTTCAGCGTCAGCGCCTGGGTCCGGCCCACCGCGCTGGACAAGAACATGACGGTGGTCAGCCAGGACGGCACCGGCGAGCCCGGTTTCGCCCTCGGCTACGACGCGTCCGCGCAGACCTGGAAGTTCTCCGTCCCGGTCAACGACGTGGACTCGCTCGGCGAGTGGAAGGCCGTCTCCACCGGAATCTCCGTGGTCAAGGACCAGTGGGTGCTGCTGACCGGCGTGTACGACGCGCAGAAGACCGGCGGCCCGCAGCTCCAGCTCTACATCAACAAGGATCTGAAGGCGTCCACCATCCGCCGCTCCACCTGGAAGTCGTACGGTCCGCTTCAGATCGGCCGGGCCACGGCCAAGAGCGGCTACCGCGACAACTTCACCGGTGACCTCGCCGAGGTCCGCGTCTTCGACCGCGTCGTCTCGGCGACCGAGGTCTCCGAGCTGCTGACCGTCAAGCCGGCCCGCAAGGGCTACTGGCAGCTCGACGACGCCAGCAGCGGCGCCTCCGTCGAGACCGGTGGCGGCCAGGCCCTCACCCTGGCGGGCAACGCCTCCATCTACCGCCCCGCCGACCCGCTGTTCGACACGGCCGCCCTGGTCGGCGACGGCAACCTGGTCCTGGACGGCGACGGGGACTACGCGTCCACCGCGACCGCCCCGGTCACCGGCAACACCAGTTTCACCGTGACCGCCCGCGCCCAGCTCACCTCGCTGGACCCGGAGAAGTCGCAGACGGTGCTGTCCCTGCCGGGCGCCAACGCCAACCGCGTGCAGGTCCGTTACCAGGCGACCACCGGCCAGTGGGAACTGGCGGTCGCCAAGTCGGACGTGGCCGCCCCCGCGGTCGTCACCTTCACCGACGACCAGGAACTGCCCGACACCGGCGGCTCCGGCCAGCACCTGGCGGTGGTCTACGACGCCTTCGCCAACACGATCCGCCTGTACGTGGAGGGTCAGCTGGTCGCCGGCGCCTACGGCACGGACGACACCCTGTGGTCCGCCACCGGCGGTCTCCAGGTGGGCCGTTCGCTGCGCGGGGCGAGCGAGTACTTCGCCGGCGCGATCGACGAGGTCCGCGTCTACAGCGGCGCCGCCGACCCGATCGCGGTGCAGCAGATGTCCGCGCTGACGGCCGTCTCCGATCTCTGA